In Rissa tridactyla isolate bRisTri1 chromosome 5, bRisTri1.patW.cur.20221130, whole genome shotgun sequence, the sequence GGTCTAGCCAAAATGGGGTTATCCCCAGGCAAACTTCAGATTATCGTTTCGCTTTCTGCCTGGTTTAGCATAACACAAATTGCTAGTGATTAAATTTGCATGACTTAAGAAATTATTGGACTTCAGCTGGAAGTTGCTGTCTCTCAGCTTGAAAGTGATTCTAGCAAGGCCATGTCTCTTGACGGGAAAGTAACTtccagctgtggggaaagagactTCTCTCTCGATATCCTGATTTCATTGGATACCAGCCAGCCTAGCTGGAAAATCTGATTTCTGCCACTATTTACCCATTTGATCTCCTTGGCAACTATATTTCCAGAGGACAGTTTATGAAGCCTAAAGCAGGAGATGCTTTCCCCTCTTGCTGCATGCCTAACGTGAGCACTGACACTTCCATGCTAGTGTTATACCGAATCCAGAGTATTTCACTCATTTTTCAGTGTAAATTGTTAGTTATACTCAGTGACCACTTACTCCATGTTTCCAGCAATGATGTATCCTAACTGTTGTAAATGTATGTTTCTAGATTTTGTTGTTCACCAGATTTTGCCCTACCAGTCAGTTTCAGTGGATACGTTCAACTCAAAGAATGATGTGTTCGTAGCCATTGCACAGCCCAGCATGGAGAACTGCATGGTGTTGGAGTGGGATCACATTGAAATGAATTTCAGGAGTTATGACAATATCACAGGTATATGAACACTGGGATTCCAGTCATTGATGAACTATTGGTCTTTCACGAGGACGAGATTCGTAGATGGGACCAGCTGATGGATTTTGTCCTGAACCTCTGTTGAATGTGGCAGATCAAAGTGTGTAATTTTTGGACAGGAGTGACTTCATCTTCTGAATACACGCACATTTAACCTCACTGAAGAACACAAACTAGGCTTTTTTTGTCTGATCTTGTAAATTGTTCTAAAGGCTGCACCCTAATCTGGTGGTGTCTACAAAGGCAGCAAGCCCTTACCTCCTCACATCAGCTGTGTGTGTTGTTAATGAAAGTTTACAAGATGCTACCCCTCCCTCAggaaattttgaaaatgaaaaattttgcttttttaggTTTCATTGTGTTTTGGTAGACATGGGGGAAATTAAAGGATGTAAGTTCGGAAATCGACGGCCCAAAGAGAGTTAGCAGAACTCTAGAAAAGCTCTGGAAATGATGTTGAGACTTTGGGTCATTTCCAAAGACAGCTGTCTTCCAAACATATTTCACCTTCCTGTGAATGACATGATCAGGAGACACTTCTGCTGGGGACGTGGGTCCTAGCCCCGTACCCACTGTACCTGCCCAGACTCATTTCTCAAACAACCGTCCTGTGTTCCTGGAAGGCCTGAGCTTGAGCTCTGGACCCTGAAATGTGAGTGAGAGACTTTTCCCAGGGGACACAGGCACTTAAAGACCCTTTTGCGGAGCCTAAAGAGTGTTTTGTAGAGCTCAGGAGCCAGCTTTGCACTCCATGGGGAGTTTCATTACTCACTCTATGCTTGGCATCCGGGTATCTGAATTTAGCCCTTTACGACATGGGCTTTTGGAGCTGAGCTAGTTGTCCAGATTGCCTTACAGTCAACATGCAGAGAATAGGCATTGCTGTCCTCTGCAAAAGGAGACATCTACAGGCCAGGTGGAATCTCTTCTAGAGTGCTTTTTGACTAAGTTAGACCAGAAAGAGCCTGGGTGATCAGCTTGAGCATTCACGTCTCCGCTGCAGATACCGTGCGGTActtgagatgaatcccacccctCCTACACTGTGGTGGTAGATcatcccagcctggctgtgaAACAACTATGGGTAGGGGACCAGCAGAGGTGCCAGGGCAAGTCTCCTGTAGTGACTGTGACCAAGCACGCGTTGGGGAATCTGTGTAGTTACAGTTCTACTTAAACCGTGCGCTTCAGGGAGGAATTCCTCCCTTCTTCCAACAAAACCTCTCATAAATAGTCTGGTTGTTCTTCTTTTGATGTAGTTCTTGTATAGTGACTTGACGTTCTCCAAACAGACCATAACCCCACCTGATCTAATCTGGCAACTGCAATATTCCTAAATATTTCTAGTTTAACGTAATCTCAAGAGTACCTAACAGAAACAACAGAGTTAGATTTTACTTTTTCATCTTGCTGTCGGGTGATACCTCCACAAGATgtgtaaatatttctatttacagTAGCAAAAAGTTGACTCATCCTCTTGGAGCAAGAAAAATAGACTATTTCATTCTTCTAGTTAAGATGGAAAGGTAGACATTCTAAGGATAAGAGAATTTCAAATTCCTTTGAACATTTGAAGTCATCTTTCCAGTTACTAGGGAGAATAAAGCATGAAAAGAAGCTCTTAAGGCATGTAGTAGAAGACAAAATTATGAGATGGTGCAGGTTTAAAAAAGGGGTGGGATGATTTGATAATCTCTCTGGTTTAAAAGGTGCTTTGTACTGTGCTAATatacgtgcttttttttttttcttttttgggcaATAGGTCAGTCCATAGTGGGATGTAAAGCCATTCTTGTTGGTGACCAAGTCTTTGTGGTGGTGGCACAGCTCTTTGGTGGCTCACACATTTACAAGTATGATGAAAGCTGGACAAAGTTTGTCAAATTCCAGGATATCGAAGTATCTCGCATTTCCAAGCCAAATGATATAGAGCTTTTTGAGATAGACAGTGAAATGTTTTTTGTCATAGCAGATAGCTCTAAAGCAGGTTTGTCAACAGTGTACAAGTGGAATAACAAAGGATTTTACTCATACCAGTCCCTTCATGAGTGGTTCAGGGACACCGATGCTGAGTTTCTCGATATAGATGGGAAATCGCATTTAATCCTCTCCAGCCGCTCGCAGGTTCCCATTATACTCCAGTGGAACAAAGCTTCCAAAAAGTTTGTCCCACACAGTGAAATCCCCAACATGGAAGATGTCTTGGCTGTGAAGAGTTTCAGGATGCAAGATAGCCTGTACATCACGCTCACGAGATTCATTGGTGACTCCAGAGTTATGAAATGGAATAGCAAACAGTTTGTGGAGATACAGGCTCTTCCATCCCGAGGAGCCATGACGCTGCAGCCTTTCTCCTTCAAGAACAATTACTACCTAGCCTTGGGAAGTGACTATACCTTCTCCCAGATTTACCAGTGGGATGGTGAAAAGAAGATCTTCAGGTTATTTAAAGAAATCTATGTGCAAGCACCACGGTCTTTCACAGCTGTGTCAACGGATCGAAGAGATTTTTTCTTTGCCTCTAGCTTTAAAGGAAATACTCAAATATTTGAACATATCGTCATTGACTTGAGTTTATGAAAAGCTGCTGGAGTGAAATTCGTGTAGAATGACATTTATACACAGAACAAAAAAGAGACCTTTCCAAAACCAGGGTGCACCTATGGAGTATGATGACATTTTCTGAACTTTTCAAACTTGCATATTAATCAGGGATTGCATTTACTTGGTTACTGCATGACATGTCCGTCTTATCCTTTTTCAAAGACACTTTGCAATCTGCAGTCATTCAGAGGAGAGTGCAGTGCATTAAGATTAATGTTGACATCTAAGAGAATGGTCTAAATTTTACCCAGAAAACTACCTTGAATTGATCATCTCATAAAGAAAGCAAAGAGTAAGCCATACAAAGTATAGAAATGATCTTAACTCTTAAACTAACATGTTAGTAATGATTTTAAGATTAGAGACAGTTCTTCATGGTTGCTGATGGATTGTAAAAGTAACGCTCCAGAATACACTTTATTTTGGTTTCTTGAGGTCTGTCTTCAAAATCTGTCTTTCTGGTTTATAGCAAGACTGAAGCATCATTTTAATTCATTGTAGATTAAAGGGAAAGTCAAAATCTCCtgccatttttcttccattaatcaCTATTTCAGCAATAAATTGTGCATAACAAATAGCCCAGCCCACAGTATCTGGGTAGTCAGGAAAAGCAGGGTATGTCATTTCTGGACTGTGAGATGTTAACAACACAGACAGATAGTAACAGAGGTCTGCTTGGGGCCATGAATGAATCAAATACAAATTCTGTCCACTTTCTGTTTTCATAGGTATTCCAGAAATCCACCCCATTTTGCCCCAATTTGCACTCTTTATGATGATCCCAGTAGACTCTGGGGTGTTTTAACAAGTAAATCTGTAGTGATCTCTCATTCTAGAAGGCGCAGCTTAAGTTTAGCCTGAAACATCTACGTTCACCTTCTCCGTGCTGTAGCTTGTCTGTACGCAATGAGATGATTTATTCTATGGTGTTCTCCCTTCAGCACAGCTCACAAGCAATAAATTC encodes:
- the LGI2 gene encoding leucine-rich repeat LGI family member 2, yielding MAAPLRLLSFATAVLILLLLLPSPAAPRRPPRCSPPCSCWRESALCVGAAGAPRSLPAGLGSLSLVNGTFSEVKDRMFSHLPSLQLLLLNSNSFTVIRDDAFAGLFHLEYLFIEGNKIETISRNAFRGLRDLTHLSLANNHLKTLPRDVFSDLDSLIELDLRGNKFECDCKAKWLFLWLKMTNSTVSDVLCIGPAEYQDKKLNDVTSFDYECTTTDFVVHQILPYQSVSVDTFNSKNDVFVAIAQPSMENCMVLEWDHIEMNFRSYDNITGQSIVGCKAILVGDQVFVVVAQLFGGSHIYKYDESWTKFVKFQDIEVSRISKPNDIELFEIDSEMFFVIADSSKAGLSTVYKWNNKGFYSYQSLHEWFRDTDAEFLDIDGKSHLILSSRSQVPIILQWNKASKKFVPHSEIPNMEDVLAVKSFRMQDSLYITLTRFIGDSRVMKWNSKQFVEIQALPSRGAMTLQPFSFKNNYYLALGSDYTFSQIYQWDGEKKIFRLFKEIYVQAPRSFTAVSTDRRDFFFASSFKGNTQIFEHIVIDLSL